One stretch of Halichoerus grypus chromosome 8, mHalGry1.hap1.1, whole genome shotgun sequence DNA includes these proteins:
- the SLC25A29 gene encoding mitochondrial basic amino acids transporter isoform X2, producing the protein MGLTFINALVFGVQGNTLRALGRDTPLNQFVAGAAAGAIQCVICCPMELAKTRLQLQAAGPARTYRGSLDCLAQIYRREGVRGVNRGMASTLLRETPSFGVYFLSYDVLTRALGCEPGDRLLVPKLLLAGGTSGILSWLSTYPVDVVKSRLQADGLRGAPRYGGFADCVRQSYRAEGWRVFTRGLASTLLRAFPVNAATFATVTVVLTYARGPEARPDGEPVPAAASGPGLAQPSSL; encoded by the coding sequence ATGGGGCTCACCTTCATCAACGCGCTGGTGTTCGGCGTGCAGGGCAACACGCTGCGGGCGCTGGGCCGCGACACGCCGCTGAACCAGTTCGTGGCCGGCGCGGCGGCGGGCGCCATCCAGTGCGTCATCTGCTGCCCCATGGAGCTGGCCAAGACGCGGCTGCAGCTGCAGGCGGCGGGCCCGGCGCGCACCTACCGCGGCTCGCTCGACTGCCTGGCGCAGATCTACCGGCGCGAGGGCGTGCGCGGCGTCAACCGGGGCATGGCGTCCACGCTGCTGCGCGAGACGCCCAGCTTCGGCGTCTACTTCCTGTCCTACGACGTGCTGACGCGCGCGCTCGGCTGCGAGCCCGGCGACCGGCTGCTCGTGCCCAAGCTGCTGCTGGCGGGCGGCACGTCGGGCATCCTGTCCTGGCTGTCCACCTACCCCGTGGACGTGGTCAAGTCGCGGCTGCAGGCCGACGGGCTGCGGGGCGCCCCGCGCTACGGCGGCTTCGCGGACTGCGTGCGCCAGAGCTACCGCGCCGAGGGCTGGCGCGTGTTCACGCGCGGCCTGGCCTCCACGCTGCTGCGCGCCTTCCCCGTCAACGCCGCCACCTTCGCCACCGTCACCGTGGTGCTCACGTACGCGCGCGGCCCCGAGGCCCGGCCCGACGGCGAGCCCGTGCCCGCCGCCGCGTCGGGGCCCGGCCTGGCCCAGCCCTCCAGCCTGTGA
- the SLC25A29 gene encoding mitochondrial basic amino acids transporter isoform X1 produces the protein MALDFLAGCAGGVAGVLVGHPFDTVKVRLQVQSLEKPQYRGTLHCFQSIIKQESVLGLYKGLGSPLMGLTFINALVFGVQGNTLRALGRDTPLNQFVAGAAAGAIQCVICCPMELAKTRLQLQAAGPARTYRGSLDCLAQIYRREGVRGVNRGMASTLLRETPSFGVYFLSYDVLTRALGCEPGDRLLVPKLLLAGGTSGILSWLSTYPVDVVKSRLQADGLRGAPRYGGFADCVRQSYRAEGWRVFTRGLASTLLRAFPVNAATFATVTVVLTYARGPEARPDGEPVPAAASGPGLAQPSSL, from the exons GTGCGGCTTCAGGTCCAGAGCCTGGAGAAGCCTCAGTACCGAGGGACCTTGCACTGCTTCCAGTCAATCATCAAGCAGGAGAGT gtGCTGGGCCTCTACAAGGGCCTGGGCTCGCCCCTCATGGGGCTCACCTTCATCAACGCGCTGGTGTTCGGCGTGCAGGGCAACACGCTGCGGGCGCTGGGCCGCGACACGCCGCTGAACCAGTTCGTGGCCGGCGCGGCGGCGGGCGCCATCCAGTGCGTCATCTGCTGCCCCATGGAGCTGGCCAAGACGCGGCTGCAGCTGCAGGCGGCGGGCCCGGCGCGCACCTACCGCGGCTCGCTCGACTGCCTGGCGCAGATCTACCGGCGCGAGGGCGTGCGCGGCGTCAACCGGGGCATGGCGTCCACGCTGCTGCGCGAGACGCCCAGCTTCGGCGTCTACTTCCTGTCCTACGACGTGCTGACGCGCGCGCTCGGCTGCGAGCCCGGCGACCGGCTGCTCGTGCCCAAGCTGCTGCTGGCGGGCGGCACGTCGGGCATCCTGTCCTGGCTGTCCACCTACCCCGTGGACGTGGTCAAGTCGCGGCTGCAGGCCGACGGGCTGCGGGGCGCCCCGCGCTACGGCGGCTTCGCGGACTGCGTGCGCCAGAGCTACCGCGCCGAGGGCTGGCGCGTGTTCACGCGCGGCCTGGCCTCCACGCTGCTGCGCGCCTTCCCCGTCAACGCCGCCACCTTCGCCACCGTCACCGTGGTGCTCACGTACGCGCGCGGCCCCGAGGCCCGGCCCGACGGCGAGCCCGTGCCCGCCGCCGCGTCGGGGCCCGGCCTGGCCCAGCCCTCCAGCCTGTGA